One stretch of Lacrimispora sphenoides DNA includes these proteins:
- a CDS encoding UDP-N-acetylmuramoyl-tripeptide--D-alanyl-D-alanine ligase codes for MKSKKTGVVTIIGEGILPVKVCDIKNGRPKVKKIETENYYEFTLIYSIFHREKKRYDKNTLKEIEVE; via the coding sequence ATGAAATCTAAAAAAACAGGCGTAGTCACAATTATTGGGGAGGGCATACTCCCGGTTAAAGTGTGCGATATTAAGAATGGAAGACCAAAAGTAAAAAAAATTGAAACAGAGAATTATTACGAATTTACACTAATTTATTCAATATTTCATAGGGAAAAGAAGAGGTATGATAAAAACACACTTAAAGAAATAGAGGTAGAGTAA
- the metA gene encoding homoserine O-acetyltransferase MetA — protein MPIKVQKDLPAKAILEKENIFMMDEDRALSQDIRPLQILIINLMPVKEETETQLLRALSNTPLQVDGTFLMLESHTSKNTSASHLNKFYVYFDEVKKRKFDGMIITGAPVENMEFEEVNYWEELKKIMEWSKTHVTSTLHICWGAQAGLYYHYGIQKYKRESKLSGIYRHKVLDRKVPLVRSLDDYVMAPHSRFTEVRREDIEKQPELVILAESKEAGILLVMSRDGKQVFVQGHPEYDRMTLDGEYHRDLDKGLEPEIPCNYYENDDPDTVPVLNWRNGANTMYGNWLNFYVYQITPYLLEAEE, from the coding sequence ATGCCGATTAAAGTACAAAAGGATTTACCTGCAAAAGCCATACTGGAAAAAGAGAACATTTTTATGATGGATGAGGACCGTGCCTTAAGCCAGGACATCCGTCCTCTTCAGATCTTGATCATTAATCTCATGCCTGTAAAGGAAGAGACAGAGACTCAGCTTCTCCGGGCCCTATCAAACACTCCGCTGCAGGTGGACGGTACTTTTTTGATGCTGGAAAGCCATACCTCCAAGAATACGTCAGCCAGCCATTTAAATAAATTTTATGTTTATTTTGATGAGGTAAAGAAAAGAAAATTCGACGGAATGATCATCACCGGTGCGCCGGTGGAGAACATGGAATTCGAAGAGGTGAACTACTGGGAAGAATTAAAGAAGATCATGGAATGGAGCAAAACCCATGTGACCAGTACCCTTCATATCTGCTGGGGAGCCCAGGCAGGGCTTTATTACCATTATGGCATTCAGAAATACAAGAGAGAGAGTAAACTGTCAGGCATCTACCGGCATAAGGTTCTGGACCGGAAGGTTCCCCTTGTCCGCAGTCTGGATGATTATGTGATGGCTCCTCATTCCCGCTTCACAGAGGTAAGGAGAGAGGATATTGAAAAGCAGCCGGAGCTGGTGATTCTTGCGGAATCAAAAGAGGCCGGGATTCTTCTGGTAATGAGCCGGGACGGAAAGCAGGTATTTGTCCAGGGACATCCGGAATACGACCGTATGACTTTAGACGGAGAATATCACAGGGATTTGGATAAGGGATTGGAACCTGAGATTCCATGCAATTATTATGAGAATGATGATCCTGATACGGTGCCGGTGCTTAATTGGAGGAATGGGGCGAACACCATGTATGGGAACTGGCTGAATTTCTATGTATATCAGATCACTCCATATTTACTGGAGGCGGAGGAATAA
- a CDS encoding MarR family winged helix-turn-helix transcriptional regulator, producing MEEIKNNKHKIAYESLDLAFALMELDKKTRYYGTDVPIFHSEIHVIKAIAEHPGIHVGGLADILGVTKGAVSEIIKKLERKALIIKEVDELNLSRYSLSLSKKGEKAHKIHMHYHAILNGVVENELQNATESELNFLSNFLLSLKSRVENFDENIVK from the coding sequence ATGGAAGAGATTAAAAACAACAAACATAAAATTGCATATGAATCTTTAGATTTGGCGTTTGCTTTAATGGAACTAGATAAAAAGACGCGTTACTATGGAACTGATGTGCCAATTTTTCACTCTGAAATACATGTAATAAAGGCAATAGCCGAACACCCAGGCATTCATGTGGGCGGTCTGGCGGATATTCTAGGAGTAACAAAAGGGGCTGTCTCGGAAATTATTAAAAAGCTGGAGAGAAAGGCTCTGATTATAAAGGAAGTTGATGAGCTGAATTTATCTAGATATTCACTGAGCCTGTCGAAAAAAGGGGAAAAAGCTCATAAAATCCATATGCATTACCATGCTATTTTAAATGGTGTTGTGGAAAATGAGCTGCAAAATGCTACCGAGTCTGAATTGAATTTTTTGTCAAACTTCTTGTTATCCCTTAAAAGCAGGGTTGAAAATTTCGATGAAAATATTGTTAAATAA
- a CDS encoding XkdX family protein has product MFETLMRLYDCGKGQLTAAMLVNAVIKGYITDNQKTKILKTTK; this is encoded by the coding sequence ATGTTTGAGACATTAATGAGATTATATGATTGCGGTAAGGGTCAACTTACGGCCGCAATGTTGGTTAATGCAGTTATAAAGGGATATATTACTGATAATCAGAAAACAAAAATTCTAAAAACTACGAAATAA